GCCTCATTCGCGACACGCTCGCGAAGGCCACCGGCAACTCCTATGTGACCGCCGAGCGCAACAAGTACCGCACGCGTCTGGAAGCGGGATCGAACGGCGGCACGTACGTGTTCATCAGCCAGAAGGGCATGCGCGAGGCGCTGACCGGCGTGAATAACGACACGAGCCAGTGGCAGGCGCGTCCGAACGACCCGGCGCTCGAAAGCGAATATCTGAAGCGGCTGATGTCGTCGCTTGCCGTCGCTGATTCGCGTCAGGCGGCGGGTGTCGCGGGCGCAGCGGACACCACAGCGTCCGCGAACGCGCAGCCCGCGAAGGGCGGCGACAGCAAGGCGGCCGCCACGGCCGCGCAGAACGTCGCGAACGCCGGCAATAGCCCGATTCGCAACGAGACCGTGCCGCAAGCCGACTCGGCGCAACTGACCTTGCCCGAAGCGTACGACCGCGCGTGGCTGCGCGTGGGCATCGCGCTCGACCGGGCGAACTTCACGGTGGACGATCGGGATCGGGCGCGCGGCGTCTACTTCGTGCGTTATGCGGACCCGAACGACAAGTCGGCGCGCGAGCAAGGCTTCTGGAGTCAGGTTTTCCACGGCCGCAAGGAAATCGCCGTGAAGCAGTATCAGGTCAACGTGCGCGCCATTACCGAAGGCGAAACGCGCGTCGCGATCGTCGATGACAAGGGCCAGGTGGATTCGTCTCCGCAAGCGCGGCAGATCATGGCATTGCTCGCCGATCAGATCAGCTGACGCAGCGTCTGAACCGCACTAATCGCTCAGTGCTATGAGAACCGCCTCTTCACGAGGCGGTTTTTTTTGCCCGCGTGGACGCGAATAACGTGCTTCTCGCGCCGAATGCAAAGTGCGCCGCC
The Caballeronia sp. M1242 DNA segment above includes these coding regions:
- the bamC gene encoding outer membrane protein assembly factor BamC, encoding MTDFRVTKRMAALFAVAGIVAGCGTSSPTAINYKSDQRSKQSSLAVPPNLLDEAVDQRSLPPQGGQASLSDLQQVQKVAPSAPTVVPPVSGMHIQRDGAERWLVIDNKSPDQVWPQIRRFWQEQGFLLVVDSRDKGVMETDWNETHPQISDGLIRDTLAKATGNSYVTAERNKYRTRLEAGSNGGTYVFISQKGMREALTGVNNDTSQWQARPNDPALESEYLKRLMSSLAVADSRQAAGVAGAADTTASANAQPAKGGDSKAAATAAQNVANAGNSPIRNETVPQADSAQLTLPEAYDRAWLRVGIALDRANFTVDDRDRARGVYFVRYADPNDKSAREQGFWSQVFHGRKEIAVKQYQVNVRAITEGETRVAIVDDKGQVDSSPQARQIMALLADQIS